The sequence GCCCTGGTCGCGCGGCATGTAGGTGACCTGCCATTCCGCCCGCTTCATCGCGTCCTGGAGGAAGGGGATCTGCCAATCGCCATGCACCATCATGCCGATCGTGCCATTGGCGAAGAGGTTCTGCGTCTGCTCGTTGCTCTTGATCGAGGTGGTGGGCGGCACGAGCTTCTCGGTGAACCAGGACTGGGTCCAGGCCAGGGTCTCGATGCCCTCACGGGAGGAAAGCTGCGGCTGGCTCAGCCCCGCATCCAGTAGCTGGCCGCCACGCTGGTAGAGGAAGGGAAGGAAGCGATAGGCGGCGGTGTTCTGCCAGGCGCAAGCGAAGCCGAAGGGCGCGTCGGCCTTCTCCTTCAGCAGCCGCGCGATGCGGATGAACTCCTCCCAGCGCCAGCTCTCGTCGAGTTTGGAAGGAAGCCCGACGCCGATGCGCCGGAACATCTCCATGTTGCAGTACACGGCCAGCGTGTCCGTGTGGTGCGGTATGGCGAAGGGCTTGCCCCGATAGGCCACGGCCTTCCACAGGGCGGGCGTGAACTGGTCGCCCATGCCGGCCTCCAACTGTCCGCCCAGGTCCAGGATGGCCCCGGCCTTCGCGTAGCGGCCCACCTGCTGGTACTGGATGCGGATGAGGTCCGGGGCCTGCCGGCCGGCGAGGCGCGTATCCACCTGCTGATAGAGCTGCGCTGAGGAGCCGTTCAGCTCCAGGCGGATGGAGACATTCGGGTGCTGTGCCGTATAGCCCGCGATCAGGCGCCGGAAGGCTTCCTCTTCCGCCCGGTTGCCCCAGACGGCGAAGTTGAGGCTGACCGCACCCTGGGCGCGTACCGTCCGCGCAGCTGCGCCGGCCAGTGCGATGCCGGCGCCCAGCAAACCCCGGCGTCCCGGCCGCCACCCCGTCGCATCTGTCTGCTTCATGGTCCGTTCCTCTCTTTCCGGCCGCTTTCCGCGGCTCGTCGCTCGCTGCCCCGCAAATGGCCGCTAGGCGGCCGCGCCCTCCAGGAGCCCGGCCCGCTTCAGGCCACCGCAGGATTCGCGTATCAGAAGCCGCCCCGGCAGAAGGCTGTGCGGCTCCGGCCGCTCGACCCCTTCCAGGCGTTCGATGAGGCTGATGGCGGCCTGACGGCCGAGTTCCTGCCGCGGGTGTTCCACCGTGGTCAGCGTCGGGCTGCTGAAAGCCGTCAGCGCGATGCCATCGAAGCCAACCACGGCCATGTCCTCCGGCACCCGGAGCCCATGCCGGCGCAGCGCGTGCAGCACGCCAATCGCCATCTGGTCATTGAAGACGAAAAGCGCCTCCGGCCTCGGCGGGGCCAACGCCAGCAGGCGCTCCACGGCCTCGACCCCGCCTTCGGGGCTGTTCGGGACCTCGATCTCCCAGCCGGGACGATGCTCCAGCCCGGCTTCAAGCAGGGCGCGCCGATACCCGTGCACGCGTTCCCGGCTCCGCAGGGGGTGGCTCTGATGGGCGGAGACATGGCCGATCCGCCGATAGCCGCAGTCCAGGAGGTGCCGGGTCGCCATGTGTCCGCCGGCCTCGAGATCCACCCCGACGCAGGGAATGGCGGCGTCCTGGCCCTGGTCCTGCAAGGTCACGCAGGCAATCCCCTGTCGCGACAGGGATTTCAGTTCGTCCCAGATCGCCTGCGTGGGCGCCGATGTGATGACGCCGTCCGAGACGCCGCCACGCATGCGCAGGACGGCCCGCAGCTTGGCAGCCTCGTCCTGCGCGGCCAGGATGTCCAGGAGATAGCCCTTTTCCTGCGCGGCCTGCTGCGCCGCACCGATCACCTCGGCGAAGTAGGGGTTGCTGAGGTCGGGGCAGATGAAGGTCAGGGTGTTGGTGCGCCGCCGCCGCAAATTCCGGGCGACGGAGTTCGGCGTATAGCCGAGTTGCAGCGCCGCTTCCCGCACGCGCTGCTGCGTCGCCTCGGACAGGCCAACCTTCCGGCTGGCATCGTTGAGCACCAGGGAAACGGTCGTCTGCGACACGCCGGCGAGACGCGCCACATCCAGGCTGGTCGCGGCGCCGGCGCGCCGAGGCTGTTCCTGCACCCTCCTCCGGGCCACGGTTTCCATCCCTAATACGTATTAGCTAAAAGCCTATGTCTTACATAAGATCAATGTCAACAGGCTTTTCGAGTTCTCCGCCCACCCGGCGCGATGGGACAGGATGCAAGGTGCCGGCGCCGGGGATGCCTCCCCGGCGCCGCACCGGTCGTCCCGGGAGGGATCAGAAGGAGCCGATCAGGCTCCCCAGCAGGATCACGACCACCAGCGCCACCAGGGCGCTGACAACGCTGGACATGAAGATATCCAGATAGCTGCTCCGGTGACTGGTGCCGCAAACCGCGAGGAGCGTCACCACCGCCCCGTTATGGGGCAAGGCATCCAGTGTGCCGGCACCGATCACCGCGACGCGATGCAGCAGGCCGGGATCGATCCCCTGCTCCGCCGCGATGCGGAGATAGGTCGGGCCCAGCGTGTCGAGAGCGATGGTCAATCCGCCCGAGGCCGATCCGGTCAGTGCCGCCAGAACGTTCGTCGCCACGGCCAGGGAAACCAGTGGCCCGCCACCGATGCCGAGAACCTGATCGCGCACCATCTCGAAGGCCGGCATGGAGGCCACCACGGCACCGAAGCCGACCAGGCTGCCGACGCCGAGAACCGGCAAGACGGCGGAGTTGGCACCCGCATCCAGCGTCGCGCGCAAGGAAGGCAGGTTGGCCCGGTTCAGCAGCACCACCGCCACGCAGGCCGCGAACAGTGCCACGACCACCGACCAGACGCCCGCGACCGCCTCGATCGCGGTGCCGCCCCAGCGCGGGTCCGACAGGAAGTCCGTATCCATGCGGGGCAGGACGATCGCCGTCATCAGCAGGTTGACCACCAGCACCACACCGATCGGTGCCAGAGCGGTCCAGAAGCCAGGCTCGCTCCGGCCGTGCTCGCCATGGCGCATTTCGGCCGGATCGAACTCTCCGGAGATCGCGCCATGCTCGCGGAGCACGGAATCGTCGAGGACGCGCTCCGTGGCCTCCGGACCGCCCGGGCCGGACAGGCTGTAGCCTTCCCCGGCCTTGCGCGCCTGCTTCTCGCGATAATCCAGCCACCAGAGGCCAAGGGCCGCCATGACGAGCGCGGCGATGACGCCGAGCCCGGGCGCCGCCCAGGGCGAGGTGCCGAAGAAGGGCATCGGAATGGCGTTCTGGATGGCGGGCGTGCCCGGAAGCGCCGACATGGTGAAGGTCGAGGCGCCGAGCATGATCGTCCCGGGCATGAGACGGTGCGGGATATCCGCGGCCCGGAACATCGCATGCGCCATCGGGGCGAGCACGAAGAAGGCCACGAAGAGGCTGACGCCGCCATAGGTGACGAGGGCGCCTGCCAGCATCACGGACAGGATGGCCCGCTTCTTGCCGAGACGGGCCGTCATACCATGGGCGATAGCGGTGACCGATCCGCTGTCGTCCATCAGCTTGCCGAAGACGCCACCCAGCAGGAAGAGCGGGAAGAACTGAGCGATGAAGCCAGCCGCGCCGCCCATGAAGGTCTGGGTCCAGTTGGCGAGCAGCGGTTCGCCCGCGAAGCCCGCCGCCACGAGCGCCGCGGCGGGCGCGAGGAGCAGCACGCTCCAGCCCCGGAAGGCCAGCCCCATGAGAAGGGCCAGTCCCAGAAGGATTCCGAGCAGACCCATGCGATCAGACGCCTTCCAGCAGCTTGTTCAGGTCGGCGGAGGAGCGGCGGCCGATATTGTCGCCGCTCTCGGCGAGGAAACGGTCCGCCGTCCGCCTTCCTTCGTCGCGCAGGAAGGTGATGAACTCCCACTCCGCGTTCAGCTTGGAGGAATAGCCGAGGTCGATCATCACGGGGCTGGAGAGGAGATGGACGCGCAGGCTGGCCCAGCGAGCCCCTTCCACCTTGCTGCTGTCCAGTTTCTCCGGGCTCTCCGCGACGACCTGCCGCAGCAGGGCGATCATGCGGAGCTCCTTGATGATCGTGGCGTTGAAGGAGATCTCGTTCAGCCGGTTCTGGATGTCGATCGCGGAGCGGGGCACGCCGGGCCGTTCCACCGGGTTGATGGCCACGAGCAGGAGATCGTCGGCCGAACCACCATCGCGCACGAGTGGCGTGATGGTCGGATTGCCGGCATAGCCGCCATCCCAATAGGCTTCGCCGTCGATCTCCACGGCCCGGAAGAGCGTGGGCAGGCAGGCCGAGGCCATCAGGGCCTCCGGCGTGACCTCGGCATTGCGGAAGACGCGGCCCCGGCCCGTGCGCACATTGGTCGCGGTGACGTAGAGACGCTGCTTCGCATGGGCCAGGCGGTCGAAGTCGATGGTATCGGCCAGGACCGCGCTCAGAGGATTGCTGCCGGTCAGGTGGATGTCATAGGGCGAGACCAGGCGGGCCATCATGTCCATCGCCAGGAAGGCCGGCGAGCTGTCCAGCGTCCAGCGGCCCAGCAGGATGTCGAGCGGGCCGCGCTTGAGGGGGCTCAGCAGGGCCGCGCGTGCCACGGCGCCCCAGAAACGCTCCAGCGCGGCCTTCGCGCCGTCGCGCCCGCCCTGATGATAGCCCGCCACCAGGGCGGTGGCGTTCATGGCCCCGGCGGAGGTGCCACTGATCGCGTCGATCTCCAGCCAGGATTCCTCCAGCAGCCGGTCCAGCACGCCCCAGGTGAAGGCCCCGTGCGACCCGCCGCCCTGCAGGCCGAGATCGATGGCGACAGGATCGCGCGGGCCGGCCTTCGGGGCGGTATTCCTGGGCTGCGAGGCCGGCTCTTCCTTCGAAGGGTCCGGCTTGTTGGATGTCTCGCTCATGCTGGTCTCCGTGCTTTCCGGTTTGGAGGGAGGCAGGACGGCGGGGCCGGATCAGCCCGCCCGCGCGGTGGGCCGTCTTTCGAGGCAGGTCACGTAAAGCACCGGCAGGAAGATCAGTGTGAGGATCGTGGCACCGAGGAGGCCGCCCATGATGGCGAAGGCCATCGGCCCCCAGAAGACCGTGGGCGTGATCGGGATCATGCCGAGCACCGTCGAGATGGCGGTCAGCATGATCGGCCGGAAGCGTGAGGTGCTGGCCTCCAGCGCCGCCTCGGTGACGCTGCGTCCCGCGGTGCGCTCGGCCTCGATCTGCGTGACCAGGATCACCGCGTTCTTGGCGATCATGCCCATCAGCGACAGCACGCCCAGGATGGCCACGAAGCCGAGCGGGCTGTTGGACAGCAGCAGGGCCGCGACCACACCGATCAGGCCCAGGGGGACCACGCTCAGGACGATGAAGAGCCGCGAGAAACTCCTCAGATGGAAGATCAGCACGGTGAGCATGATGAACAGCATCATGGGCACGACCGCCTTCACCGATGCCAGGGAGTCGGCACTCTCCTCGACGATGCCGCCTGTCTCGATCCGGTAGCCGGCGGGCAGCTTCGCCGCCACCGCGGCGATGCCCGGCGCCAGGTCGTCCACCACGTCGTTGGGCAGCACGCCGCGCGGCAGATAGGCCTGGACCGTCAGCGTCGGGATGCGGTTCCGGCGCGTGATGATCGGATATTCCTGATCGTAGTCGAAAGTGGCGAACTGGCTCAGCGAAACAGTCCGGCCGCCGGGGATCGGGATCTGCAACGTCCGCAGGGCCTCGACCGACATGCGCTCGGCCTCCACCGCCCGCACCACCACGTTGATCAGGTAGATGTCGTCACGCATCTGCGTCACGGTGGTGCCGGAGATCGCCGCGTTCAGGGCGCTGGCCACCGCCGCCGAACTCAGCCCTAGGCGCCGGGCCTCGTCCTGGTCCACCCGGATACGGAGCTGCCGGGCGGGCTCCATCCAGTCGAAGCTGGTGCCGCGCGTGGAGGGATGCGCGGCCACCACCTTGGCCAGGTCCATCGCCAGATCGCGCACCTTGTCCAGGTCGGGGCCGGAGATGCGGTACTGGATGGGCCAGCCGACCGGAGGGCCCAGTTCCAGCGGATAGACACGGCCGACCACGTCGGGGAACTGCTCCGCCAGCACCTTCTCCAGCCGGCTCTCCAGCCGGTCGCGGGATTGCAGCCCCTTGGTGATCACCACGAGCTGGGCGAAGAAGCTGTTGGGCGGCTGCACATCCAGGGGCAGGTAGAAGCGGATGGCGCCCCGGCCCACATTGGTGCTCCAGCGCTCGACGTCCGGGTCCTGGGCCAGGATCGCCTCCAGGCGCGCCGCCGTCGCATCGGTCGCATGGATCGAGGCGTTCTGCGGCAGGGTCAGGTCCACCATCAGCTCGTAGCGGTCCGAGGACGGGAAGAACTGCTGGCTGACGAGCCGCATGCCGAGGACAGACAGGGCGAAGAGCCCCACCGTCGCGGCGATGGTCACCCATCGCCAGCGGATCGCCGTGCCGAGGAAGGAGCGGTAGATCCGCACCAGACGCCCTGGTTCGTTGGACGTGCCGGGCTTGGGCGGCCGCAGGATCAGCACGCCGAGCAGGGGCGCGAAGATCACCGCCACCAGCCAGGACACCAGCAGGGCGATGGTCACGACCGCGAAGATGGAGAAGGTGTATTCGCCCGCCGAGCTGCGGGCGAAGCCGACCGGCACGAAGCCTGCAATGGTCACCAGCGTGCCCGTCAGCATCGAGAATGCCAGGGCGCGGAAGGCATAGGTGCCGGCGGCCTCCTTGCTGTCGCCGGCCGCCAGCCGGTTCATCATGGCGTCCACGGTGGTCATGGCGTCGTCCACCATGAGCGCGAGGGCGATGATCAGCGCACCCAGCGAGATGCGCTGCAGGTCGATGCCGACGACCTGCATGATGGGAAAGACGATGGCCAGTGTCAGAGGGATGGCCAGGGCGACGATGGCACCGGGCCGCACCCCGAGGCTGACGAAGCTCGCCACCAGGATGATGGCGATCGCCTGCCAGAGGGAGCCCATGAAATCGGCGATGGCCAGTTCGACCGTGCGCGGCTGCTCGGCCACCGAATGGACCTCGATCCCCACCGGCATGTCCGCCATGACACGGCGGACCGCCGCATCGATGTTATGTCCGAGCCGCAGCACATCGCCGCCGTCGCGCATGGAGATGCCAAGGCCGATCGCCTTCTGCCCGTTCACGCGGAACATCGGCTGGGGCGGGTCGGCATAGCCGCGATAGACGTCCGCGACATCGCTCAGGCGCAGGATCCGGTTGCCCAGGGCGAAGTTCATCGCCCGGATGTCGTCCTCGGATTCGAAGGAGCCGGAGACGCGCAGAAGCAGCCGCTCCTGCCCGCCCTCGATCGTGCCGGCCGGCGAGATCAGGTTCTGGGCCTGCAACGCGGCGATCAGCGCGTTCCGGTCGATGCCCAGCCCCGCCAACTTCTCCATCGAGAATTCGATGAAGACCCGCTCATCCTGCGCACCGATGAGGTCGATCTTGGAGACATCGGGGACTTTCAGCAGTTCCGAGCGCATGTGTTCCACCCGGTCGCGCAGTTCGCGATGGGTGAAGCCGTCCGCCGTGAAGCCATAGACGATCCCGAAGGTATCGCCGAAATCGTCGTTGAAGAACGGGCCCTGGGTACCAGGCGGCAGGGTGTGGCGGATATCCCCGATATTCTTGCGGACCTGATACCATGTGTCCGCGACCTTGGCGTCCGGCGTGCTTCCCAACAGGTCCACATAGATCAGGCTCTGGCCGGGCTGGGTGAAGCTGCGCAACCGGTTCAGGTTGGGCGTCTCCTGCAGCTGGCGCTCCAGCCGCTCGGTGACCTGATTCAGCGTGTCTTCCATGGAGGCACCGGGCCAGTTGGCCTGCACGATCATGGTGCGGATCGTGAAGACGGGGTCTTCGGCCCGGCCCAGGCGCAGGAAGGACAGGGTGCCGGCCAGCACCGCCACGATCATCAGGTAGACGACGATGGAGCGGTTGTTCAGCGCCCATTCGGAGAGGTTGAACGGCTTCACCGCGCGCTGTCCCCGCCCGTGCCCTGGGAGGCGGGTTGCCCGGCATCGAGGACCCGGACCTTCTGGCCCGGCCGGAGGGTCTGCACCCCCGCCGTCACCACCATGTCGCCCTCCTGCAAGCCGCTGGAAATGATGACGCGCGCGGCGTCGTAGCGCGCCACCTCGACCGGCCGCAACGACACGGTGGAATCCGCCTTGTTCACCACCCAGACCGCCGGCCCCTGATCGGCGCGGGCCAGGGCGGAGGCCGGAACCTCGATGCCGCTCACGCCGCCGATCTGTATGCTGCCGTTGACGGTCGAGCCCAGCCGCATGGCCTCCGGCGGGTCGATCAGCCCGACCCGCACCCGGAAGGTCCGCGTGACCGGATCGGCCTGCGGCGAGATCTCCCGCACCCTTCCACTCGCCCTGACCGACGGGTTGCTGCTCAGCGACACCGTGACCAGGGGGTCGGGTTCCGCCTGTTCCATCAGCCTGGCAGGCACGTCGAACACCGCGTCGCGCCCGCCGTCACGGGCCAGGGTCACGATGCGCTGCCCCGCCGCCACCACCTCGCCCGGCTCGGCTCCCCGGGCCGTGACGACGCCGTTGGAGTCCGCCACCAGATCGGTATAGGCGAGTGTCGTCTCGGCAATATTCTCCTGCGCCAGGCTGGCATCCAGATGGGACTGAGCGGCCTGCAAACGCCGGACCGCATCGTCGTAATTCGCGCGGGTGGTGAAGCCGCTGCGCAAGAGCTGGTTCTGCCGGTCGTAGTGGTTGCGTGCCTGAACCAGTTGCGCCCGTGCCGCCGCGGTGGCCGCCCGGGCCGCCCGCAGATTGTCCCGCGGCGTGCTGTCCTCCAGCCGTGCGATGACCTGGCCGGCGTGGACCCGATCGCCGATATTCACGTTGCGCTCGATCATCCGTCCGCCGATACGGAAGGCAAGACCGACTTCCTCGGCTGCCTCCACCTGCCCGGTCAGCGTCACGGTCTCGCCACCCGGCTGCAACATCGCGTTGGTGGCGCGGACCGGGCGAGGCGGCTCCGGCGCCGGCGGCTCCGCCGGGCCGCAGGCAAAGAGGGTCAGGAGGCCGGCCAGCGCCATGCCCTGCCGCAGCAGCCTTGCCATGGTGGCGGGTCCGGGTGCTTGCGGCATCCTGGGGCGTCTCCGATACAAATGCCACCGCGGCATGGCAATTCCATTCACCAGCCTTGGCGGGGTCGGCCATTCTACGGCGGATAAGGACCGTCATGCCGGTGCAATCCGAGGACAGACACGACGCGCAGCGAATCCGACGATTACGCAGACTTATCGACGGAACATTGAAACGTAAATATGCTGCGAGTGCGTTCTGCCATTCCCGAATGTGATGTCCCAGTGACGCCACATGGAAGTACTCTTTATGTTCTTTTTGTCTTCCAGCCCTATTTCTTTGGCGGCGGTCTCTTTGACGGTGGATGATGCCCGATCTTCTGCCCCCGGATCGGACCATCACCGGTCATCTCTTTTCCAGGGCATGCCCGCTTGGCCAAGCCGGAGGAAGTGGCGGGAGTTCCCTCCCCCTCCCGGCCTCATTGGTACGGCGAGAACACTGCGTCGGGACGAAGCTTTGCGCTTGGCCGCAAGGCGAGCCCGAGCAGCAGCCGCGCCTTCAGCCCGGTCAGGAACCCCGCGGGCATGAGCCCTTTTCCGATCAGGTCTATCTCAGCCCCGGCGTAGCCATAGGTGTTGGTGAAGACGGGCCCCGAGGCGACGCGCGTTGCCAGCACCACGGGCATTTCCCGCGCGATCTGCTCCAGCAAGGGTGCCATGCCGGCCGGTACATGACCTGCCCCCATCCCTTCCAGTACGAGGCCGGCATAGCCGAGGCCGGGCAGCGCCCGCAGGAGCCTGCCATCGTCACCCATCGCGACGCGGAGCAGCGCCACCGGCAGGGGCGCCCCAGCCGCCGTGGCCAGGCAGGGGAGGCGTGGCGGACGCGCATAGAAGCGCGGCTTTGCTTCCGCCACCAGCCCCAGCGGCCCTCCGGACAGGGACGAGAAGGCCGAGGTCAGGGCGGTGTGCGTTTTCTGCACGAAGCGCGCCGCGTGGATCTCATCGTTCAGCACGACCAGGGTGCCCAGGCCGCGCGCCTGCGGCGAAGCGGCCACCTGGACAGCCGCCAGCAGATCGCCGGGCCATCGGCACCAGGCGCGCCGGCGCCACGCATGGCGCCGGTGACCACCACCGGCCGGTCGCCCGTCAGCAGCAGGTCGAGGAGGAAAGCCGACTCCTCGATCGTATCCGTGCCCTGGATGACAACGGCACCGTCGAAGCCCTCCCGGAAGCCGGCTTCGATATCCCGCGCCACCGCCAGCAGGTCCGCCGGCGCCAGCGACGGGCTGGGCAGGCGGAGAGGCGAGCGGGCCTCGATCTGCGCGATCTCCGCAAGGGCCGGGACGGCGGCCACGAGATCGGCCGCCCCCAGTTTTGGTGCTATGCCCCTGCCCTCTCCCGGCACCATGGTGATGGTGCCGCCCAGGGACAGGATCAGCAGCCGGGGCTGGCTCATAGGTTGGCGTCCTCATCCTCCCGGATCGCCGCCGCAGCGGCACCGGGGGCGGGAACAGGAGGATGCGCCGGGATCTCACCGGGGCGATAGGCCGGGAGCCGGCCTGCCGGGAAGATGGCGAGAAGCGAGACGCAGGCCATCACCAGCAGGCCGATCTTCAGGGCCCTGAGGCGTGATTCCGCGTTGATCTGCACGGCCTCCTGCACGACCTCGGGGGCCGCGCCGGTGCGCTGCATGATCTCCAGCAGGCGGTCGTTGCTGACGAAGTTGATGCTATCGAGGTCGATCTGTGACAGCACGACCGGCGGCAGGCGCGGGTTCTCCGATACGCGATAGAGGATGGCGCTGCTCAGCAACCCGACCAACAGGGCACCCGCCAGCGCGGTGCCGACGCCGGCGGCCAGGTTCTGCGTCGTGCCACGCAGGGAGCCGACATCGCCCGCCAGTTCCTTGGGGGCCGCGGTGACCAGCACGTTGAAGACCAGCGTCACCAGGGCGCCCTGGCCGATGCCGAAGGCAATCAACCCGAACATGACCGCCACGGCCGACCAGTCGTTGCGAACCACCC is a genomic window of Roseomonas gilardii subsp. gilardii containing:
- a CDS encoding ABC transporter substrate-binding protein, which codes for MKQTDATGWRPGRRGLLGAGIALAGAAARTVRAQGAVSLNFAVWGNRAEEEAFRRLIAGYTAQHPNVSIRLELNGSSAQLYQQVDTRLAGRQAPDLIRIQYQQVGRYAKAGAILDLGGQLEAGMGDQFTPALWKAVAYRGKPFAIPHHTDTLAVYCNMEMFRRIGVGLPSKLDESWRWEEFIRIARLLKEKADAPFGFACAWQNTAAYRFLPFLYQRGGQLLDAGLSQPQLSSREGIETLAWTQSWFTEKLVPPTTSIKSNEQTQNLFANGTIGMMVHGDWQIPFLQDAMKRAEWQVTYMPRDQGMASDLGGNCLAVTRDSKNRDVAIDFLRFATNEANMRDFCLAGGFLPVRKSLMEGTLDYPLRPDAMKVFVEQSRTIPDHLAATVTLPDFSRINAKLAEQLDLAFTSGQTPKETAENVDSTISSVLKG
- a CDS encoding LacI family DNA-binding transcriptional regulator produces the protein MARRRVQEQPRRAGAATSLDVARLAGVSQTTVSLVLNDASRKVGLSEATQQRVREAALQLGYTPNSVARNLRRRRTNTLTFICPDLSNPYFAEVIGAAQQAAQEKGYLLDILAAQDEAAKLRAVLRMRGGVSDGVITSAPTQAIWDELKSLSRQGIACVTLQDQGQDAAIPCVGVDLEAGGHMATRHLLDCGYRRIGHVSAHQSHPLRSRERVHGYRRALLEAGLEHRPGWEIEVPNSPEGGVEAVERLLALAPPRPEALFVFNDQMAIGVLHALRRHGLRVPEDMAVVGFDGIALTAFSSPTLTTVEHPRQELGRQAAISLIERLEGVERPEPHSLLPGRLLIRESCGGLKRAGLLEGAAA
- a CDS encoding GntP family permease; the encoded protein is MGLLGILLGLALLMGLAFRGWSVLLLAPAAALVAAGFAGEPLLANWTQTFMGGAAGFIAQFFPLFLLGGVFGKLMDDSGSVTAIAHGMTARLGKKRAILSVMLAGALVTYGGVSLFVAFFVLAPMAHAMFRAADIPHRLMPGTIMLGASTFTMSALPGTPAIQNAIPMPFFGTSPWAAPGLGVIAALVMAALGLWWLDYREKQARKAGEGYSLSGPGGPEATERVLDDSVLREHGAISGEFDPAEMRHGEHGRSEPGFWTALAPIGVVLVVNLLMTAIVLPRMDTDFLSDPRWGGTAIEAVAGVWSVVVALFAACVAVVLLNRANLPSLRATLDAGANSAVLPVLGVGSLVGFGAVVASMPAFEMVRDQVLGIGGGPLVSLAVATNVLAALTGSASGGLTIALDTLGPTYLRIAAEQGIDPGLLHRVAVIGAGTLDALPHNGAVVTLLAVCGTSHRSSYLDIFMSSVVSALVALVVVILLGSLIGSF
- a CDS encoding patatin-like phospholipase family protein, which gives rise to MSETSNKPDPSKEEPASQPRNTAPKAGPRDPVAIDLGLQGGGSHGAFTWGVLDRLLEESWLEIDAISGTSAGAMNATALVAGYHQGGRDGAKAALERFWGAVARAALLSPLKRGPLDILLGRWTLDSSPAFLAMDMMARLVSPYDIHLTGSNPLSAVLADTIDFDRLAHAKQRLYVTATNVRTGRGRVFRNAEVTPEALMASACLPTLFRAVEIDGEAYWDGGYAGNPTITPLVRDGGSADDLLLVAINPVERPGVPRSAIDIQNRLNEISFNATIIKELRMIALLRQVVAESPEKLDSSKVEGARWASLRVHLLSSPVMIDLGYSSKLNAEWEFITFLRDEGRRTADRFLAESGDNIGRRSSADLNKLLEGV
- a CDS encoding efflux RND transporter permease subunit translates to MKPFNLSEWALNNRSIVVYLMIVAVLAGTLSFLRLGRAEDPVFTIRTMIVQANWPGASMEDTLNQVTERLERQLQETPNLNRLRSFTQPGQSLIYVDLLGSTPDAKVADTWYQVRKNIGDIRHTLPPGTQGPFFNDDFGDTFGIVYGFTADGFTHRELRDRVEHMRSELLKVPDVSKIDLIGAQDERVFIEFSMEKLAGLGIDRNALIAALQAQNLISPAGTIEGGQERLLLRVSGSFESEDDIRAMNFALGNRILRLSDVADVYRGYADPPQPMFRVNGQKAIGLGISMRDGGDVLRLGHNIDAAVRRVMADMPVGIEVHSVAEQPRTVELAIADFMGSLWQAIAIILVASFVSLGVRPGAIVALAIPLTLAIVFPIMQVVGIDLQRISLGALIIALALMVDDAMTTVDAMMNRLAAGDSKEAAGTYAFRALAFSMLTGTLVTIAGFVPVGFARSSAGEYTFSIFAVVTIALLVSWLVAVIFAPLLGVLILRPPKPGTSNEPGRLVRIYRSFLGTAIRWRWVTIAATVGLFALSVLGMRLVSQQFFPSSDRYELMVDLTLPQNASIHATDATAARLEAILAQDPDVERWSTNVGRGAIRFYLPLDVQPPNSFFAQLVVITKGLQSRDRLESRLEKVLAEQFPDVVGRVYPLELGPPVGWPIQYRISGPDLDKVRDLAMDLAKVVAAHPSTRGTSFDWMEPARQLRIRVDQDEARRLGLSSAAVASALNAAISGTTVTQMRDDIYLINVVVRAVEAERMSVEALRTLQIPIPGGRTVSLSQFATFDYDQEYPIITRRNRIPTLTVQAYLPRGVLPNDVVDDLAPGIAAVAAKLPAGYRIETGGIVEESADSLASVKAVVPMMLFIMLTVLIFHLRSFSRLFIVLSVVPLGLIGVVAALLLSNSPLGFVAILGVLSLMGMIAKNAVILVTQIEAERTAGRSVTEAALEASTSRFRPIMLTAISTVLGMIPITPTVFWGPMAFAIMGGLLGATILTLIFLPVLYVTCLERRPTARAG
- a CDS encoding efflux RND transporter periplasmic adaptor subunit, giving the protein MPQAPGPATMARLLRQGMALAGLLTLFACGPAEPPAPEPPRPVRATNAMLQPGGETVTLTGQVEAAEEVGLAFRIGGRMIERNVNIGDRVHAGQVIARLEDSTPRDNLRAARAATAAARAQLVQARNHYDRQNQLLRSGFTTRANYDDAVRRLQAAQSHLDASLAQENIAETTLAYTDLVADSNGVVTARGAEPGEVVAAGQRIVTLARDGGRDAVFDVPARLMEQAEPDPLVTVSLSSNPSVRASGRVREISPQADPVTRTFRVRVGLIDPPEAMRLGSTVNGSIQIGGVSGIEVPASALARADQGPAVWVVNKADSTVSLRPVEVARYDAARVIISSGLQEGDMVVTAGVQTLRPGQKVRVLDAGQPASQGTGGDSAR